The following coding sequences lie in one Candidatus Diapherotrites archaeon genomic window:
- a CDS encoding MarC family protein: protein MALIEFFVSVLVSLFVVVDVIANVPIFIALTERYTKKERNSIAFKAMLIAFIVLMLMVFAGQQIFDYLKINLYSFQIAGGIILFIIAIEMLFGFKTRTEYSEKELEEEKENITVTPLAVPLHTGPAAITTGIVFFNSANTTELQVAFVIAAIAVYVISLIILLKSEILLKVFKSVGLKVFSRIMGLILASIAVQFVVDGIKHAIIL, encoded by the coding sequence ATGGCTTTAATTGAGTTTTTTGTTTCAGTGCTTGTTTCACTGTTTGTTGTAGTGGATGTCATAGCTAATGTTCCAATATTTATTGCGCTCACTGAAAGATACACCAAAAAGGAGAGGAATTCCATTGCTTTCAAGGCAATGCTTATTGCGTTCATTGTTTTAATGCTGATGGTTTTTGCAGGCCAGCAGATTTTCGATTACTTGAAGATTAATCTTTATTCCTTCCAGATTGCAGGAGGCATAATCCTGTTCATTATTGCTATTGAGATGCTGTTCGGCTTTAAGACAAGGACAGAATACAGCGAGAAGGAATTAGAGGAAGAGAAAGAGAACATTACTGTCACCCCCTTGGCTGTGCCCTTGCACACTGGGCCTGCTGCCATTACCACAGGGATTGTTTTCTTTAATTCAGCCAACACAACTGAATTGCAGGTTGCCTTCGTAATTGCGGCCATTGCTGTTTATGTAATCTCATTAATTATTTTGCTGAAATCTGAAATCTTATTGAAGGTCTTTAAGAGCGTTGGATTGAAGGTCTTCAGCAGGATCATGGGATTGATCTTGGCCTCAATTGCAGTGCAGTTCGTTGTGGACGGCATAAAGCACGCGATAATTTTATAA
- the metG gene encoding methionine--tRNA ligase, whose product MVEFNKEKKFYYITTPLYYVNDRPHIGHAYTTIAADVYARYKRMKGLKVFFLTGTDEHGQKVEGAARNAGKSPKEFVDSIALEFKKLWELLNIKYDYFIRTTDPEHEKAVLKFFNKVNDAGDIYLGEYKGYYCVPCETYYTASQLIEADKCPDCRRPVQLMTEPSYFFKLSKYEKKLLEHIERNKEFIEPEARKNEVINFIRQGLQDLSISRTSTKWGVQLPKDKKHVLYVWFDALLNYITAPGYGSDSKKFNSIWPADLHLMGKEIVRFHAVIWPAMLLSAGIELPKRVFGHGWWTVEGQKMSKSLGNMVDPIEVSRKYSVDAFRYFLLREVPFGSDGDYSEKALVQRINSDLADDLGNLLNRTIAMIQKYFNGEIPEAKKLNEKELQLKEFTLKKAREADLFLEKLEFSKSLYCIWEIISSANSFINEKKPWELAKKTEKEELASVLNTLAETLRVISLLLYPYIPETAEKIQLQLGIKSQKFDEAFEWPLIPSKTKTGRIEILFRKVQ is encoded by the coding sequence GTGGTTGAATTCAATAAAGAAAAAAAGTTCTATTATATTACAACGCCGTTGTATTACGTGAATGACAGGCCTCACATAGGCCACGCTTACACTACAATAGCAGCAGACGTTTATGCGCGCTATAAAAGAATGAAGGGCCTGAAGGTATTCTTTCTCACAGGAACAGACGAGCACGGCCAGAAAGTTGAAGGAGCAGCAAGGAATGCAGGCAAAAGCCCTAAAGAGTTTGTTGACTCTATTGCGCTAGAATTCAAGAAGCTGTGGGAACTGCTCAACATCAAGTACGATTATTTCATTCGCACTACAGACCCAGAACACGAAAAAGCTGTATTAAAGTTCTTCAACAAAGTGAATGACGCAGGAGACATTTACTTGGGCGAATATAAAGGCTATTACTGTGTGCCCTGCGAAACATACTACACTGCAAGCCAATTGATCGAAGCAGACAAATGCCCTGACTGCAGGAGGCCAGTGCAATTAATGACTGAACCCTCCTATTTCTTCAAGCTCAGCAAATACGAGAAGAAACTGCTTGAGCACATTGAAAGAAATAAGGAATTCATTGAGCCTGAAGCAAGAAAAAATGAAGTAATAAACTTCATAAGGCAGGGACTGCAGGACTTGAGCATAAGCAGGACTAGCACCAAGTGGGGCGTGCAGCTACCGAAAGACAAAAAGCACGTGCTGTACGTATGGTTTGACGCTTTACTTAATTACATTACTGCTCCAGGCTATGGCTCTGACTCAAAGAAATTCAATTCAATTTGGCCTGCAGACCTTCATCTCATGGGAAAAGAGATTGTAAGGTTTCATGCAGTAATATGGCCTGCAATGCTCTTGTCTGCTGGAATTGAATTGCCCAAAAGGGTTTTCGGGCACGGCTGGTGGACTGTTGAAGGACAGAAGATGAGCAAGAGCCTGGGTAACATGGTTGACCCCATTGAAGTAAGCAGGAAATACTCAGTAGATGCCTTCAGGTACTTCCTTCTAAGAGAGGTTCCTTTCGGCTCTGATGGAGACTATTCAGAAAAAGCTTTAGTGCAGAGAATTAATTCAGACTTAGCAGACGATTTAGGCAATCTTTTGAACAGGACGATTGCAATGATACAGAAATACTTTAATGGAGAAATCCCTGAAGCAAAGAAATTGAACGAAAAAGAACTGCAATTGAAAGAATTCACACTAAAAAAAGCAAGGGAAGCAGATTTGTTTTTGGAGAAATTAGAATTCAGCAAAAGCCTTTACTGCATCTGGGAGATAATTTCCTCAGCCAATTCCTTCATTAATGAAAAAAAGCCCTGGGAGCTCGCAAAGAAAACAGAAAAAGAAGAATTAGCCTCAGTGCTCAACACTCTCGCAGAAACCCTGCGTGTTATCTCATTGCTTTTGTATCCTTACATTCCTGAAACAGCAGAGAAAATTCAATTGCAGTTAGGGATTAAATCACAAAAATTTGACGAAGCCTTTGAGTGGCCTTTGATTCCATCAAAAACAAAAACAGGAAGAATTGAAATACTTTTCAGGAAAGTGCAGTGA
- a CDS encoding translation initiation factor IF-5A — protein sequence MEKKFVKVGQLKEGNYVLIDGFACRIIDIEKSKPGKHGSAKARITAIDIFSENKRTLLEPTGSDAEVPIIKRSNAQVVAVMGDTLSLMDTASYEAFNCPMPKDVPDIKAGDEVEYLQLDEQVRILRKK from the coding sequence ATGGAGAAAAAATTTGTCAAGGTCGGACAGCTGAAAGAAGGAAATTACGTCCTAATTGACGGTTTCGCGTGCAGGATAATTGACATTGAAAAATCAAAGCCCGGAAAGCACGGGAGCGCAAAAGCAAGGATTACTGCAATAGACATTTTCTCTGAAAACAAGAGGACCTTGCTTGAACCAACAGGCTCTGATGCTGAAGTTCCAATAATTAAGAGGAGCAATGCACAAGTGGTAGCAGTAATGGGAGACACTCTTTCCCTTATGGACACTGCTTCTTATGAGGCATTCAATTGCCCTATGCCCAAAGACGTTCCTGACATAAAAGCAGGCGACGAAGTAGAGTATTTGCAGTTGGATGAACAGGTAAGAATTTTAAGGAAAAAGTAA
- a CDS encoding TIGR00288 family NYN domain-containing protein, whose protein sequence is MAENVLSRVKKSLFEKKKKEKQEKKRNIAVFVDGPNILRKELQIDLEEVKKVLSNFGNIKIGKVFLNQYASDKLLEAVANQGFEAVIAVGDVDVYMAVDATEAVFNPSINTIAFVTRDSDFLPAVVKAKSHGKDTIVVLAEEASAAALKNTADYVIVLGKRKA, encoded by the coding sequence ATGGCAGAAAATGTATTAAGCAGGGTGAAGAAATCCCTCTTCGAAAAAAAGAAGAAAGAAAAACAAGAAAAAAAAAGGAATATTGCAGTATTCGTTGACGGCCCAAACATCCTGAGAAAGGAACTTCAGATTGACTTGGAGGAAGTTAAAAAAGTTTTATCAAATTTTGGGAACATAAAAATAGGGAAAGTCTTCCTGAACCAGTATGCTTCGGACAAGCTTCTTGAGGCAGTAGCCAACCAAGGCTTTGAGGCAGTAATTGCAGTAGGGGATGTTGACGTTTACATGGCTGTGGACGCAACAGAGGCAGTATTCAATCCCTCGATTAACACGATTGCCTTTGTGACAAGGGACTCTGATTTTCTGCCCGCAGTAGTGAAAGCAAAAAGCCACGGAAAAGACACTATTGTTGTATTGGCTGAAGAGGCTTCGGCTGCAGCATTAAAGAACACGGCAGACTATGTCATTGTTTTAGGCAAAAGGAAAGCATGA
- a CDS encoding DUF2226 domain-containing protein, protein MDLIEGEVIEQGKNLKEIDFKGVIIKLINSKFSGYINLLIEGFDGLEEGTIVMRTGSIIASSYEYLKHGIIVNGNPAVPQFFNAAGAAYGVLDIYSFKPTDAELVIAVNPKVRVTIDIRQSDIDKLYKKIFSDVYAKKILAMVSEQKPSKYEALKKLGLGEVVESET, encoded by the coding sequence ATGGATTTAATTGAAGGCGAAGTAATAGAGCAAGGAAAAAACCTGAAAGAAATAGACTTTAAGGGGGTCATAATCAAATTAATTAATTCAAAATTTTCAGGCTACATCAACCTGCTCATAGAAGGATTTGACGGCCTTGAAGAGGGAACAATTGTGATGAGAACAGGCTCAATAATTGCCTCATCCTATGAGTACTTAAAGCACGGAATAATAGTTAACGGCAATCCTGCTGTGCCCCAATTCTTTAATGCAGCAGGTGCAGCATACGGGGTATTGGACATTTACTCCTTCAAGCCAACGGACGCAGAACTGGTCATTGCAGTAAACCCTAAAGTAAGGGTTACAATAGACATAAGGCAGAGCGATATTGACAAGCTTTACAAGAAAATTTTCTCTGACGTCTACGCAAAAAAAATCCTTGCAATGGTCTCAGAGCAAAAGCCCTCAAAGTACGAGGCATTAAAGAAGCTGGGCTTAGGGGAAGTAGTAGAGAGTGAAACATAA
- the minD gene encoding cell division ATPase MinD: MGTVYALASGKGGTGKTTITANLGIALAQRGKKVLLVDADIAMANLSLYLGMHSSPITLHDVLLGESTIRDSIYDGPGGISFIPSGLSFESYRRVDSDRLGQVIGTVKEDYDFVLMDGPAGIEKNVMATLAASDSILLITMPISPSIADVLKTKIVAQRLGAKPIGVIVNFVRGEKGEITADDISKMLELPIYGMIPYDDDLRRSFMQEKIIPTILTKPKSNGVMAIQDVAAKLSGAPIKIGIKKIGPIKAFLNKLASIFKRKPKQPKPEKPEKIKKEKKQAEKEIREEKEEEEEFPEISEENIELKR, encoded by the coding sequence ATGGGAACAGTATACGCTTTGGCCTCAGGAAAAGGCGGCACAGGCAAAACCACTATAACAGCAAACCTAGGAATTGCCTTGGCGCAGAGAGGAAAAAAAGTATTATTGGTTGACGCAGACATTGCAATGGCAAACCTTTCCCTTTACTTGGGAATGCATTCCTCTCCAATTACACTGCATGACGTTCTCTTAGGGGAGTCAACCATCAGGGACTCAATATATGACGGCCCTGGCGGCATAAGTTTTATTCCCTCAGGTTTATCCTTTGAAAGCTACAGGAGGGTTGACTCTGACAGGCTGGGCCAGGTAATTGGGACAGTGAAAGAAGACTATGATTTCGTTTTAATGGATGGTCCTGCAGGAATAGAAAAGAATGTCATGGCAACTCTTGCAGCATCTGATTCAATCCTGTTGATTACAATGCCAATAAGCCCTTCAATTGCTGATGTCCTCAAAACAAAAATTGTTGCTCAAAGGCTTGGAGCAAAACCTATTGGCGTAATAGTGAATTTCGTTAGAGGAGAGAAAGGGGAGATAACAGCAGACGACATTTCAAAAATGCTGGAACTTCCAATTTACGGCATGATTCCATACGATGACGACCTGAGAAGGAGTTTCATGCAGGAAAAAATTATTCCAACAATCCTCACCAAGCCTAAATCAAATGGAGTAATGGCAATACAAGATGTTGCAGCAAAGCTTTCAGGAGCGCCAATAAAAATCGGAATAAAAAAAATTGGCCCAATAAAAGCATTTTTAAACAAATTGGCATCCATTTTTAAGAGAAAGCCAAAGCAGCCTAAACCGGAAAAACCAGAGAAAATAAAAAAAGAAAAAAAGCAGGCAGAAAAAGAAATAAGAGAAGAAAAAGAAGAGGAAGAAGAGTTCCCGGAAATAAGCGAAGAAAACATTGAATTAAAAAGGTGA
- a CDS encoding LSm family protein, with translation MTNRPFDLLNDSVGKEVLVVLKGELSIRGVLKAFDVHMNILLENAEEFQDGQIKKKYGKLILRGDNVILISP, from the coding sequence ATGACGAACAGACCATTCGATCTATTGAACGACTCAGTGGGAAAAGAGGTATTGGTAGTATTAAAAGGAGAGCTTTCAATAAGGGGCGTCCTAAAGGCTTTCGATGTACACATGAACATCCTCCTAGAAAACGCAGAGGAATTCCAGGACGGCCAAATCAAAAAAAAGTACGGCAAACTAATCCTCAGAGGGGATAATGTAATACTAATCAGCCCTTAA
- a CDS encoding TIGR00269 family protein, translating to MELKESRQRKCDRCSRPHKIFLAYGPHYFCEKHFLEFFERRVKKTVRKFRLIKPGERIAVGVSGGKDSLTTLFLLNEFFSKSNELTALMLDEGIKGYRDKALKTAVMQCRQWKVPYKIVKFKERFGITMQEIMNKIEGKEELGSSCSFCGPMRRHLLNAVSMELKADKIATGHNLDDEVQSIAMNFFDNDLLRMARLGPIAGVKAFHQFVPRIKPLYECPESEIIAYANFKGIKYYGEECCPFSWQAKRNEFRSMINQMESKFPGTKYSILRFFMQLKPLIEGKYKKAELKECSFCGAPSSKELCALCSKLKNLSRQKIVSARKTEAKKEGRLSCAQTKKLK from the coding sequence ATGGAATTGAAGGAATCAAGGCAAAGGAAATGCGACAGGTGCAGCAGGCCTCACAAGATCTTTCTTGCTTATGGGCCTCATTACTTCTGCGAGAAGCATTTCCTTGAATTCTTTGAGAGGAGGGTAAAGAAAACAGTAAGGAAGTTCCGTTTAATCAAGCCTGGAGAGAGAATTGCTGTGGGAGTTTCAGGAGGCAAGGACTCTCTTACAACGCTTTTTCTCTTGAATGAATTCTTCTCCAAGAGCAATGAATTAACCGCTTTAATGTTGGATGAGGGAATTAAGGGCTACAGGGATAAAGCCCTGAAGACTGCTGTAATGCAGTGCAGGCAATGGAAGGTTCCCTATAAAATAGTGAAATTCAAGGAAAGGTTCGGCATAACAATGCAGGAGATAATGAATAAAATTGAAGGAAAAGAAGAATTGGGTTCAAGCTGTTCCTTCTGTGGCCCCATGAGAAGGCATCTTCTCAATGCCGTGAGCATGGAATTAAAGGCGGACAAGATTGCCACAGGCCATAATTTGGATGACGAAGTTCAAAGTATTGCAATGAATTTTTTTGATAACGACCTGCTTAGGATGGCAAGGCTTGGCCCTATTGCAGGAGTAAAGGCCTTTCACCAATTTGTTCCGAGAATTAAGCCTTTGTATGAGTGCCCTGAAAGCGAAATAATTGCTTACGCGAACTTCAAGGGAATAAAGTATTACGGAGAAGAATGCTGCCCTTTCTCCTGGCAGGCCAAAAGAAATGAATTCAGGTCTATGATAAATCAGATGGAGTCAAAATTCCCCGGAACAAAGTATTCAATTTTAAGGTTTTTCATGCAATTAAAGCCTTTGATTGAAGGAAAATACAAAAAGGCAGAGCTCAAGGAATGCTCTTTCTGCGGTGCCCCCAGCTCTAAAGAACTCTGCGCTCTCTGCAGTAAATTAAAAAATTTAAGCAGACAAAAAATTGTTAGTGCAAGAAAGACTGAAGCAAAGAAAGAGGGAAGGCTTTCCTGCGCTCAAACAAAGAAATTGAAGTAA
- a CDS encoding 50S ribosomal protein L15e codes for MSFTQAVKQTFQKEFKGEKDSFYDYKKIQRERLIEYRKEPLAVKRIGKPTNIPRAHTLGYKAKPGFVVVRVRVRKGSGVHRRPSRARRPKRMGVNKLTRRKSVQAIAEIRASRKYPNLEVLNSYWIGEDGKNKYYEIILVDPHNPSIKADKEINWICNKNQRGRAERGLTSAAKKSRGLKKKGFGAEKVRPSRRAHDRQA; via the coding sequence ATGAGTTTCACGCAAGCAGTAAAGCAAACATTCCAGAAGGAATTTAAAGGGGAGAAGGACTCCTTTTATGACTACAAGAAAATCCAGAGGGAAAGACTGATAGAGTACAGGAAAGAGCCTCTGGCAGTAAAAAGAATAGGGAAGCCCACTAATATTCCTAGAGCGCACACTTTAGGCTATAAAGCAAAGCCAGGCTTTGTTGTAGTGAGAGTTAGAGTAAGGAAAGGCTCTGGAGTCCACAGGAGGCCTTCGAGGGCTAGAAGGCCGAAAAGGATGGGGGTAAACAAGTTAACCAGAAGGAAGTCTGTTCAGGCAATAGCTGAAATCAGGGCTTCAAGAAAGTATCCTAACTTGGAGGTATTAAATTCTTACTGGATTGGAGAGGACGGAAAAAACAAGTATTATGAAATAATCCTTGTTGACCCCCATAATCCTTCAATTAAAGCAGACAAGGAAATAAACTGGATCTGCAATAAAAACCAGAGGGGAAGGGCAGAGAGAGGCCTGACCTCAGCAGCAAAGAAAAGCAGGGGCCTCAAAAAGAAAGGCTTCGGCGCAGAAAAGGTCAGGCCAAGCAGAAGGGCACACGACAGGCAAGCATAA
- a CDS encoding RNase P subunit p30 family protein: protein MFDLVFFSERISDLKAIAETESRLGNNTVILAKNFHSEKELNELKEKIKGINFKFKLCHLITAPEPKELNKFKGKALVAVLGGNVTLNKFAVSTKGIDFLLQPCNEGQLSFDTAIAQTAADNGIPIAFAFSQFLEMEGVRRRALFRNYSFTSRLIRKFKLECMMFSGAKGLGQMRSIKDLTSVLVLLGFTREQAERLAERSALELFTQREQYVYKK from the coding sequence ATGTTCGACCTGGTTTTTTTTAGCGAGAGAATTTCTGATTTGAAGGCAATAGCAGAAACTGAAAGCAGGCTGGGCAACAATACAGTAATCCTTGCAAAAAACTTTCATTCAGAAAAAGAATTGAATGAATTAAAAGAAAAAATTAAAGGAATAAACTTTAAATTTAAACTGTGCCATTTAATTACCGCCCCTGAACCAAAAGAACTCAACAAATTCAAGGGCAAAGCACTGGTTGCAGTGCTTGGAGGGAATGTTACCTTGAACAAGTTTGCTGTGAGCACCAAGGGAATTGATTTCCTGCTTCAGCCATGCAATGAAGGCCAATTAAGCTTTGATACAGCAATAGCGCAGACAGCAGCAGACAATGGAATTCCAATTGCTTTTGCCTTCAGCCAATTCCTTGAAATGGAAGGAGTAAGAAGAAGGGCCCTCTTCAGGAATTATTCTTTTACCTCAAGGCTCATAAGAAAATTCAAGTTGGAATGCATGATGTTCAGCGGGGCAAAAGGCCTTGGGCAGATGAGAAGCATTAAAGACTTAACCTCAGTACTTGTATTACTGGGTTTCACTAGAGAGCAGGCTGAAAGGCTTGCTGAAAGGAGTGCTTTGGAACTGTTCACGCAACGCGAACAATATGTTTATAAAAAGTAA
- a CDS encoding Rpp14/Pop5 family protein, whose product MKPLKKSLNAIPLSLRDRKRYIVFELISDKKLSGKELNFSLNKLFLQLYGEIGFSKMNLSLIKFNEENGKGILRCRHSFLEEAKAGIMFLSNKANEIKLIPRIVRVTGTARKAKELIA is encoded by the coding sequence ATGAAGCCTTTAAAAAAATCATTGAATGCAATCCCTCTTTCCCTGAGGGACAGGAAGCGCTACATAGTATTTGAATTGATTTCAGACAAAAAGTTGAGCGGGAAAGAGCTGAATTTTTCCTTGAATAAATTATTCCTGCAATTGTATGGGGAGATAGGCTTTTCTAAAATGAATTTGTCCTTGATTAAATTCAATGAAGAGAATGGGAAGGGCATTCTGAGGTGCAGGCATTCCTTCCTTGAAGAAGCAAAGGCAGGAATCATGTTTTTGAGCAACAAAGCGAATGAAATCAAGTTGATTCCAAGAATAGTGCGCGTTACAGGTACTGCAAGGAAGGCAAAGGAATTGATTGCCTGA
- a CDS encoding archaeal proteasome endopeptidase complex subunit alpha yields the protein MYPVSRAQTAAYDRVATMFSPDGRLYQVEYASKIVEQGTLGLGLIYDKGILLGADKKVTSPLILPDSIEKLFIIDDKIGAISSGLVGDARRLVQVARQECQENYYYYEELLDVETLVKRISGVMQIFTQYGGMRPFGVSLIIGGIDSDGTKKLFETEPSGALAEYSAIAIGKGKKEAMKVLEKDYTSNIKFEEGVNLLINAIKKSLAETEKLDYNRLDFAFIEEAKKITKIGKSELKSIMSKAKQQ from the coding sequence TTGTATCCTGTTTCTAGGGCTCAAACAGCAGCATACGACAGAGTTGCCACAATGTTCTCGCCTGACGGAAGGCTTTACCAAGTTGAATATGCTTCAAAGATTGTGGAGCAAGGAACTTTAGGGTTAGGCCTGATTTACGATAAAGGCATACTCTTGGGGGCAGACAAAAAGGTAACCTCCCCGCTAATACTGCCAGACTCAATAGAGAAATTATTTATAATTGACGACAAGATAGGGGCAATAAGTTCAGGCCTTGTTGGAGATGCAAGAAGGCTTGTGCAGGTTGCAAGGCAGGAATGCCAGGAAAATTATTATTACTACGAGGAATTACTGGACGTTGAAACTCTAGTAAAAAGGATTTCAGGGGTAATGCAGATCTTCACCCAGTACGGCGGCATGAGGCCTTTCGGGGTAAGCCTGATAATTGGAGGCATAGACTCTGACGGAACAAAAAAATTGTTCGAGACAGAGCCTTCAGGGGCCTTGGCTGAATACAGCGCTATAGCAATAGGGAAAGGGAAAAAAGAGGCAATGAAGGTGCTGGAGAAGGATTACACTTCAAACATCAAGTTCGAGGAAGGAGTGAACTTGCTTATAAATGCAATAAAGAAAAGCCTTGCAGAGACAGAAAAACTGGACTACAACAGGCTGGACTTTGCCTTCATTGAAGAAGCAAAAAAGATTACAAAAATAGGCAAAAGCGAATTAAAGTCAATAATGTCAAAAGCAAAACAGCAGTAA
- a CDS encoding ribosome assembly factor SBDS yields MVKVSEAVIARYEHSGEKFEVLVDPNLAMELKKGNQVNFDELLAIDSVFKDSAKGQEASPESINKVFHTTEIKEVARQIILHGRVQLTTEQKREMTEQRRKEIIDFIAKNAMNPQTSSPHPPQRIENALQEARITVDPMKSVSEQVPEIIKEIRKLIPISFEKLKIAVKIPAQYAGKANFVLHKYEVKQEEWLKDGSLAVVVEVPAGMKAELFNELNHLTHGQIESKILER; encoded by the coding sequence ATGGTGAAAGTCAGCGAGGCAGTAATAGCAAGATACGAGCATTCAGGAGAAAAATTCGAGGTATTAGTTGACCCGAACCTTGCAATGGAGTTGAAGAAAGGAAATCAAGTGAACTTCGATGAATTGCTTGCAATTGACTCAGTATTCAAGGATTCAGCAAAAGGACAGGAAGCCAGCCCTGAATCAATAAACAAGGTATTCCATACAACAGAAATAAAGGAGGTAGCAAGACAAATAATACTGCACGGCAGAGTGCAATTGACCACAGAACAGAAAAGGGAAATGACAGAGCAGAGGAGAAAAGAAATAATAGACTTCATAGCAAAAAACGCAATGAACCCTCAAACAAGTTCCCCTCACCCGCCGCAGAGAATAGAGAACGCACTCCAGGAAGCCCGCATTACAGTAGACCCCATGAAGAGCGTTTCAGAGCAGGTTCCGGAAATAATAAAAGAAATCAGGAAGCTCATACCGATTTCATTCGAGAAACTCAAGATTGCAGTAAAAATTCCCGCGCAGTACGCAGGAAAAGCAAATTTTGTATTACACAAATACGAGGTAAAGCAGGAGGAATGGCTCAAGGACGGCTCGCTTGCAGTAGTAGTAGAAGTGCCGGCAGGAATGAAAGCAGAATTATTCAATGAATTAAATCATCTGACGCACGGTCAAATAGAATCAAAAATTCTGGAAAGATGA
- a CDS encoding exosome complex protein Rrp4: protein MTKKIVIPGELVTEERKRLGDHVFVRDGKIYSDVLGLVEEDPKIASVVPLEGTYKPKLNDIIIGVIVSETFSGFMTDINSFYNSFLSKEKVNEPLRPGSIISAKIVRVNEVNEADLDDVRVFYGGEIISLSPVKVPRVIGKNGSMMEVLKKGTNSNFVVGRNGRIWAKGGNIELLAQAIEKIAREAHQSNLTNKITEFLAQQRNVLMNNSVNNNAK, encoded by the coding sequence ATGACCAAAAAAATTGTAATACCCGGAGAACTGGTTACAGAGGAAAGGAAAAGGCTTGGAGACCATGTCTTCGTAAGAGACGGAAAAATTTATTCTGATGTGTTAGGGTTAGTGGAAGAAGACCCGAAGATTGCGTCAGTTGTACCACTTGAAGGAACCTACAAGCCCAAATTAAACGACATAATAATCGGGGTAATTGTCTCAGAGACATTCTCTGGGTTCATGACAGACATAAATTCCTTTTACAATTCATTCCTCTCAAAAGAGAAAGTGAATGAGCCATTAAGGCCTGGCTCAATAATTTCAGCAAAAATTGTTAGAGTGAACGAAGTAAACGAGGCAGACTTGGACGATGTAAGGGTATTCTACGGAGGCGAAATCATTTCCCTCTCACCAGTGAAAGTGCCCAGGGTAATAGGAAAGAACGGCTCAATGATGGAGGTCCTCAAGAAAGGCACAAACTCAAACTTTGTAGTTGGAAGAAACGGAAGGATTTGGGCTAAGGGAGGGAACATTGAATTGCTTGCACAGGCAATAGAAAAGATAGCAAGGGAAGCCCACCAGTCAAACCTCACAAACAAGATAACAGAATTCCTTGCACAGCAAAGGAATGTACTAATGAACAACAGCGTGAATAACAACGCAAAATAA